In Pseudobacter ginsenosidimutans, the following are encoded in one genomic region:
- a CDS encoding DUF4142 domain-containing protein has protein sequence MKQLLILMAAAFIISCNNSNRTASESTDSTNNIATAPVQNSNNDTIASSGHQPDASTTGPVIDNTPLDKNSSAFATEAASGGMMEVTLGQLAQQKATNPRVQAFGAMMVSDHSKVNTDLQNIAAAKSFQLPSSLEKHQQHIDEISKKEGKEFDKAYMTMMVNDHEKDIKAFEKAAASSSDSTIKGFASRTLPVLRVHLDSARAISKSLK, from the coding sequence ATGAAACAATTACTCATCCTGATGGCAGCCGCCTTCATTATCAGTTGCAATAACAGCAACAGAACAGCTTCGGAAAGCACAGACAGCACCAACAATATAGCTACTGCTCCTGTGCAGAACAGTAATAACGATACTATTGCCTCTTCAGGTCATCAACCTGATGCTTCCACTACAGGCCCTGTGATAGACAATACACCGCTCGACAAGAACAGCAGTGCCTTTGCTACAGAAGCTGCTTCAGGTGGCATGATGGAAGTAACGCTGGGTCAGCTGGCGCAGCAAAAAGCAACCAATCCACGTGTACAGGCTTTCGGCGCCATGATGGTTTCCGATCATTCAAAGGTCAATACAGATTTACAGAATATTGCAGCCGCAAAAAGTTTCCAGCTGCCTTCATCACTGGAAAAGCATCAGCAACATATCGACGAGATCAGCAAGAAAGAGGGAAAGGAATTCGATAAGGCTTATATGACAATGATGGTGAATGATCACGAGAAAGATATCAAAGCATTTGAAAAGGCTGCAGCCAGTTCTTCAGACAGTACCATCAAAGGTTTTGCATCACGTACACTGCCTGTGTTGCGGGTACACCTGGATTCAGCAAGAGCCATCAGCAAATCACTGAAATAA
- a CDS encoding BclA C-terminal domain-containing protein — protein MKKQLCILVTLFMATIVNLNAQVGIGTTSPAASSILDVTSTTKGVLVPRMTATERGNIVGPAEGLMVYQTNAPIGLWMYINSTWTRLASIADLLTFGQSSAFAANTTGANLGITLVSYATIALPSDQNLGALVTKNAGNTEFTVTQAGRYRIAYRINITAGLLANSRVRIAGAINPVLTINPGLVSTSSFAAEAIVTLAAGSTISLEIGGVATAIILSSGQGAALTIQRVE, from the coding sequence ATGAAAAAACAACTATGCATCCTCGTGACATTGTTTATGGCAACAATTGTCAACCTGAATGCCCAGGTGGGTATCGGAACTACATCACCTGCGGCCAGTTCTATTTTAGATGTTACTTCAACTACAAAAGGGGTATTGGTTCCGAGAATGACAGCTACAGAAAGGGGAAATATCGTCGGACCTGCTGAAGGTTTGATGGTGTATCAGACAAACGCGCCTATTGGCTTATGGATGTACATTAATAGTACATGGACCAGACTGGCATCAATTGCTGATCTGTTGACTTTCGGTCAATCATCAGCGTTTGCAGCCAATACTACAGGAGCGAATCTTGGGATTACACTCGTTAGTTATGCAACTATTGCTTTACCAAGCGATCAGAACCTGGGTGCATTGGTTACAAAGAATGCCGGGAATACTGAATTCACAGTAACGCAGGCTGGTCGTTACAGGATTGCCTACAGAATCAATATTACAGCGGGATTGCTGGCCAACAGCCGTGTCAGGATAGCCGGAGCTATTAATCCTGTACTCACAATCAATCCAGGCTTAGTGAGTACCTCTTCTTTTGCTGCTGAGGCGATTGTAACTCTCGCGGCGGGAAGCACAATATCCCTGGAAATTGGGGGGGTAGCTACTGCAATCATCCTGTCGAGCGGTCAGGGCGCTGCACTCACCATTCAAAGGGTTGAATGA
- a CDS encoding T9SS type A sorting domain-containing protein encodes MRYLLLSICSALLWLQGSSQLSVGSTDPLYIQSGTTFFVDSLVLIPSTNTTVSNTNLTKSYSSISGPGGALSITRVYNFSTALPTYNGEAGIIYDDAELAGNPEASLRIAYRTGPTWTTTTSGNVDPVANFVSYTATGQIYDQITATQAGAVLPVTFTNFVATLQNNYVHLNWAMGDITGLLNFDVQYSDNGRNWSTAGSVSAPANTRDFSFQHSDLNFTNRFYRIQANEVNGIRTYSKLAAVRKGETASSVSIIRKGSGTVLFFNGSVPGVIQVYDVSGRLLMSRNVQQQQVEIQGISSGAYIIHYVIDGKKMSKMIQL; translated from the coding sequence ATGCGATACCTATTACTTAGCATATGCAGCGCGTTGCTTTGGCTGCAGGGCAGTTCCCAGTTGAGTGTAGGGTCTACAGATCCGCTGTATATCCAAAGTGGTACAACCTTCTTTGTAGACAGCCTGGTTCTGATACCCAGCACAAATACTACTGTCAGCAACACCAATCTCACCAAAAGCTACAGTTCCATTTCAGGACCTGGTGGCGCACTCAGCATTACGCGGGTGTACAATTTCTCTACAGCGCTTCCTACTTATAATGGAGAGGCTGGCATCATATATGATGATGCCGAGCTGGCAGGAAACCCGGAAGCATCGCTACGCATCGCTTACCGGACTGGCCCTACCTGGACTACCACTACTTCCGGTAATGTGGATCCGGTTGCGAATTTCGTTTCCTACACAGCCACTGGTCAGATCTATGATCAGATCACTGCAACCCAGGCCGGAGCTGTGTTACCTGTTACCTTCACTAATTTCGTTGCTACACTGCAGAACAATTATGTTCATCTCAACTGGGCCATGGGCGATATTACCGGCCTGCTGAACTTTGATGTGCAGTATAGCGACAATGGCCGTAACTGGAGCACTGCAGGCTCCGTATCCGCTCCTGCGAATACGCGCGACTTCAGCTTCCAGCACAGCGATCTGAACTTCACCAACAGGTTCTATCGCATACAGGCCAACGAAGTGAATGGCATCCGCACTTACTCTAAACTGGCGGCGGTTCGCAAAGGCGAAACAGCATCCAGTGTAAGCATTATACGCAAGGGAAGCGGAACTGTGCTGTTCTTCAACGGCTCTGTTCCTGGCGTGATCCAGGTGTATGATGTGAGTGGACGCCTGTTGATGAGCCGCAATGTGCAACAGCAGCAGGTTGAGATCCAGGGCATCTCCTCCGGCGCTTACATCATCCACTATGTGATCGATGGTAAGAAAATGTCGAAGATGATCCAGCTCTAA